One window from the genome of bacterium encodes:
- the uvrB gene encoding excinuclease ABC subunit UvrB: MTFKLHSPFLPAGDQPKAIEALTKGVEEGLRHQTLLGVTGSGKTFTVANVISRIGKPTLVMAHNKTLAAQLAQEYREFFPENAVHYFVSYYDYYQPEAYIAHSDTYIEKEAQINAEIDRLRHAATQALLTRKDVIIVASVSAIYGLGSPENYEKVHVKLQKGAPENRSALIRKLVGIYFERTNADLLPGQLRAVGNAVEFMPVNERAIYRITFDGENTGHIELLDPVSRAKTGEPDSVFVFPAKHFVTDEAERNRAAEDIRLELEERLAQLKREEKPLEAERLKRRTLHDLALIREMGYTSGIENYSRHFDGRAPGEPPHTLLSYFPHKSDGSPDFLTVVDESHVTLSQIGGMYAGDKSRKDTLIEFGFRLPSARDNRPLRFEEFEERTGQMIYTSATPGKYEQEHSVAPLGQVVEQIIRPTGLVDPELIVRPVVEGEGYKGQIADFIDESEKVIRGGGRVLATTLTKQMAEDLSAFLRERGVKAEYLHSDIKTIDRITILTEFRQGKFDILVGVNLLREGLDLPEVELVGILDADKEGFLRSEVSLIQTIGRAARNILGRVILYADVMTGSLTRAIGETNRRRAIQLAYNEKHGITPLSIKKEIRDIAESMRSEHQKTVDSLLTLDARLYKEDPEGFIKEKRRQMADAVEALDFETAAIIRDEIYTLEGVENPNKAKPNRRRRRG; the protein is encoded by the coding sequence ATGACGTTTAAGCTTCACTCCCCGTTTCTTCCCGCGGGCGACCAGCCAAAGGCCATCGAGGCGCTCACCAAGGGCGTCGAGGAGGGGCTGCGCCATCAGACGCTTCTCGGCGTCACCGGCTCCGGAAAGACATTTACGGTCGCGAACGTGATAAGCAGGATAGGGAAGCCGACCTTAGTGATGGCGCACAACAAGACGCTCGCTGCGCAGCTCGCCCAGGAGTACCGGGAATTCTTCCCGGAGAACGCGGTCCACTACTTCGTCTCCTACTATGACTATTACCAGCCCGAAGCCTATATCGCGCACTCGGATACCTATATCGAGAAGGAGGCGCAGATAAACGCGGAGATTGACCGGCTTCGCCATGCGGCGACCCAGGCCCTCCTTACAAGAAAGGACGTGATCATCGTCGCTTCCGTCTCCGCTATCTACGGCCTCGGCTCTCCCGAAAACTATGAGAAGGTGCATGTGAAGCTCCAGAAGGGCGCACCGGAGAACCGCTCCGCGCTCATACGGAAGCTCGTCGGCATCTATTTCGAGCGGACGAACGCCGATCTGCTTCCCGGGCAGCTCCGGGCCGTCGGAAACGCGGTCGAGTTCATGCCGGTCAACGAGCGCGCGATATACCGGATCACGTTCGACGGCGAAAACACCGGGCATATCGAGCTTCTCGATCCCGTTTCGCGCGCGAAGACCGGAGAGCCCGATTCCGTGTTCGTCTTCCCTGCCAAGCACTTCGTGACGGACGAGGCGGAGCGTAACCGGGCAGCGGAAGATATCAGGCTCGAACTTGAGGAACGCCTCGCGCAGCTTAAAAGAGAAGAAAAGCCGCTTGAAGCCGAGCGCCTCAAGCGCCGGACGCTCCACGATCTCGCGCTTATCCGCGAGATGGGATATACGAGCGGCATCGAGAACTATTCGCGGCATTTTGACGGGCGGGCTCCCGGGGAGCCGCCGCACACGCTCCTTTCATACTTCCCGCACAAGTCGGACGGCTCTCCCGACTTCCTTACGGTCGTCGATGAGTCGCATGTGACGCTTTCCCAGATCGGCGGCATGTATGCGGGCGATAAATCCCGCAAAGATACGCTTATCGAGTTCGGCTTCCGGCTTCCTTCCGCACGCGACAACCGTCCGCTCCGGTTCGAGGAGTTCGAGGAGCGTACGGGACAGATGATCTATACGTCCGCGACGCCGGGGAAATACGAGCAGGAGCATTCGGTCGCGCCTCTTGGCCAGGTGGTCGAGCAGATCATCCGCCCGACGGGCCTTGTCGATCCCGAGCTCATCGTCCGTCCGGTCGTCGAAGGCGAAGGGTACAAGGGCCAGATAGCAGATTTCATCGACGAGTCGGAAAAGGTGATCAGGGGAGGCGGGCGCGTGCTCGCGACGACCCTTACCAAGCAGATGGCGGAAGACCTCTCGGCGTTTCTTCGCGAGCGCGGCGTGAAGGCCGAATATCTCCACTCGGACATAAAGACGATCGACCGCATCACCATCCTCACCGAATTCCGCCAGGGAAAGTTCGATATCCTGGTCGGTGTGAACCTGCTTCGCGAGGGTCTCGACCTGCCGGAAGTGGAGCTGGTCGGCATCCTTGACGCAGACAAGGAAGGGTTTTTGCGCTCCGAAGTTTCCCTTATACAAACCATCGGGCGCGCGGCGCGAAACATCCTCGGCCGCGTGATTCTCTATGCGGACGTGATGACCGGCTCGCTTACGCGCGCCATAGGCGAGACGAACCGGCGGCGCGCCATCCAGCTTGCGTACAACGAAAAGCACGGCATCACGCCGCTTTCAATCAAAAAGGAAATCAGGGACATCGCGGAAAGCATGCGGAGCGAGCACCAGAAGACCGTCGATTCGCTCCTTACGCTCGATGCCCGGCTTTATAAGGAGGATCCGGAGGGATTCATCAAGGAGAAGCGCAGGCAGATGGCCGACGCGGTCGAGGCGCTTGATTTCGAGACGGCCGCGATCATCCGCGACGAGATTTACACGCTTGAGGGAGTCGAGAATCCCAACAAAGCGAAACCGAACCGCAGGAGGAGGCGCGGATAG
- a CDS encoding TraM recognition domain-containing protein, translated as MEGIAQPIQTPEEELAYLRAQVAAKENELRGLRRESAPPVATAEIVHERIIHHKETPAEEVLAPAYQMPETEVKALALNLDPKDDDATITELMQIIETRGIRNALSVLEKMDNPHIEDDFHRFLVQYVLSGMQVKGLDEKAPTWKALHMTLYEVALPEPDAKGEGREKPLKELVSAMEQFYAGMLSVGEAYAGEPRYFSMELAVPVGRADLLFYVAVPNGKRDLFEKQLLAIFPHAHIAPQPNDYNVFAEDGTSLVSVAKLSEKPMLPLKDYADFDYDPLNGILNAFAKIAAEGEGAALQLLIEPAGDRYLKHYRKVLDALRKGKKRSEAFSLPETAFGEVAKEFGSFFLPGGKSRDGQKQREAEQRQIEANKTDIEALEKKLGSPVVEATMRLVVSGTDAVRAGQVQGELESAFNQFGNTRGNTLAWERPSGSTGKRAIRDFSFRTAVGSALPLSLKEVTTLYHFPPNGIKSAPSLKQARFSTAAAPLTLSGEGTQIGTNTFRGVETKVFIADEDRLRHLYAIGQTGAGKTGLLRTLIDQDVRAGKGVCFIDPHGNDILEVLAGVPPERYEDVIYFDPADTSRPFGLNLLEYDPSRPEQKTFIVNEILAIFRRLYGDVPESMGPAFEQYFRNATLLVMEDPASGSTILDIPRVLANKAFRDLKLSRSNNPVVNQFWTEIATKAEGEASLQNIVPYITNKFDDFTANDFMRPIVGQQQSSFHFREVIDNKKILLVNLSKGRLGERNANLIGLIVVGKLFMAALSRADNPRAEYNPFYLYIDEFQNITTDSIPGILSEARKYKLSLTMAHQFLSQVDEKIRDAVFGNVGNMAVFRVGEEDAEFFEKQFAPAFSATDFVNLENRNAYVRILAGGVPQKPFNIKTLNLKPGNPDQIDDLRQLSSLTYGRDRGMVEGMIRSRYIS; from the coding sequence ATGGAAGGAATCGCGCAGCCGATACAGACGCCGGAAGAAGAGCTCGCCTATCTTCGGGCGCAAGTGGCGGCAAAGGAAAACGAACTTCGGGGACTTCGCAGAGAAAGCGCGCCTCCGGTAGCGACGGCCGAGATCGTGCATGAGCGCATCATCCATCATAAAGAAACCCCCGCGGAAGAAGTTCTCGCACCGGCGTATCAAATGCCCGAGACCGAAGTCAAGGCGCTCGCGCTCAACCTCGACCCGAAGGACGACGATGCGACCATCACCGAACTCATGCAGATCATAGAAACGAGAGGCATCAGGAATGCGCTTTCGGTTCTCGAAAAGATGGACAACCCGCATATCGAGGACGATTTCCACAGGTTCCTCGTGCAGTACGTCCTTTCGGGCATGCAGGTCAAGGGACTCGACGAGAAGGCTCCGACCTGGAAAGCGCTCCATATGACGCTTTACGAAGTCGCGCTTCCGGAGCCCGACGCCAAGGGCGAAGGGCGGGAGAAGCCGCTTAAGGAACTGGTCTCCGCGATGGAACAGTTCTATGCGGGCATGCTTTCGGTGGGAGAGGCGTACGCCGGGGAGCCGCGCTATTTTTCGATGGAGCTCGCGGTTCCCGTCGGTCGCGCCGACCTTCTTTTCTATGTCGCGGTTCCAAACGGCAAGCGCGATCTCTTCGAGAAGCAGCTCCTGGCGATCTTTCCCCATGCGCATATCGCGCCGCAGCCAAACGATTATAACGTCTTCGCCGAAGACGGAACGTCGCTCGTTTCCGTCGCAAAGCTCTCCGAAAAGCCCATGCTTCCCCTTAAGGACTACGCTGACTTCGACTACGATCCCCTCAACGGGATATTGAACGCGTTCGCGAAGATCGCCGCGGAAGGCGAGGGGGCGGCGCTGCAGCTCCTTATCGAGCCCGCAGGAGACCGGTATCTCAAGCACTATCGCAAAGTTCTCGATGCGCTCAGGAAGGGCAAGAAGCGAAGCGAAGCCTTCTCGCTTCCCGAGACCGCGTTTGGGGAGGTAGCAAAGGAGTTCGGCTCCTTCTTCCTTCCGGGAGGAAAGTCCAGGGACGGGCAAAAGCAGCGGGAGGCCGAACAGCGGCAGATCGAGGCGAATAAGACCGATATCGAAGCGCTCGAAAAGAAGCTCGGGTCTCCCGTCGTCGAAGCGACGATGCGGCTCGTGGTATCGGGGACCGACGCGGTACGCGCGGGCCAGGTGCAGGGCGAGCTGGAGTCGGCGTTCAACCAGTTCGGCAATACCAGGGGGAATACGCTCGCGTGGGAGCGGCCGTCCGGAAGTACGGGCAAGAGAGCGATCCGCGATTTTTCGTTCCGTACCGCCGTCGGTTCCGCGCTTCCTCTTTCGCTTAAGGAGGTGACCACGCTCTATCACTTCCCGCCAAACGGCATCAAATCCGCGCCGAGCCTCAAGCAGGCGCGGTTTTCGACCGCCGCCGCGCCGCTCACGCTCTCCGGAGAAGGGACGCAGATCGGCACCAACACGTTCCGCGGCGTCGAGACGAAGGTGTTTATCGCGGACGAAGACCGCCTCAGGCATCTCTATGCGATCGGGCAGACCGGCGCCGGAAAGACCGGCCTCCTCCGGACGCTCATCGACCAGGATGTCCGGGCCGGAAAGGGCGTCTGCTTCATCGACCCGCACGGAAACGACATTCTCGAGGTGCTTGCCGGCGTTCCGCCCGAGCGCTATGAGGACGTCATCTATTTCGACCCGGCGGATACGTCGCGGCCGTTCGGGCTGAATCTTCTCGAATACGATCCGTCGCGCCCCGAACAGAAGACCTTCATCGTGAACGAGATCCTCGCCATTTTCCGCCGCCTCTATGGCGACGTGCCCGAGTCGATGGGTCCCGCCTTCGAGCAGTACTTCAGGAACGCGACGCTTCTCGTCATGGAGGATCCCGCAAGCGGTTCGACCATACTCGATATCCCGCGCGTGCTCGCGAACAAGGCGTTCCGCGACCTGAAGCTTTCGAGAAGCAATAATCCCGTCGTCAATCAGTTCTGGACCGAGATCGCGACCAAGGCCGAAGGCGAAGCGTCGCTTCAGAACATCGTGCCGTATATCACGAACAAGTTCGACGACTTCACCGCGAACGACTTCATGCGCCCGATCGTCGGGCAGCAGCAGTCCTCCTTCCATTTCCGGGAAGTGATCGATAACAAGAAGATACTCCTCGTGAATCTTTCGAAAGGAAGGCTCGGGGAACGAAACGCGAACCTCATCGGACTCATCGTGGTCGGCAAACTTTTCATGGCCGCGCTCTCACGGGCCGACAATCCCCGGGCAGAGTACAATCCCTTCTATCTCTATATCGACGAGTTCCAGAACATCACGACCGACTCCATCCCCGGCATCCTTTCCGAAGCCCGGAAATACAAGCTTTCGCTCACCATGGCGCACCAGTTCCTTTCACAGGTTGACGAGAAGATCCGCGACGCCGTATTCGGGAACGTGGGCAACATGGCCGTGTTTCGGGTGGGCGAGGAGGATGCCGAGTTCTTCGAGAAGCAGTTCGCGCCGGCGTTCTCCGCGACCGATTTCGTGAACCTCGAAAACCGCAACGCCTATGTCCGCATTCTCGCAGGGGGGGTACCCCAAAAGCCCTTCAACATAAAGACCCTGAACCTCAAACCGGGGAATCCCGACCAGATAGACGACCTCAGGCAGTTATCCTCCCTGACATATGGCAGGGACCGTGGTATGGTTGAAGGCATGATTAGAAGCCGGTATATTTCGTAA
- a CDS encoding HAMP domain-containing sensor histidine kinase has translation MSLRSLLACVFVFLVAAGAGLLWFFNASVLAQLPDPVTRDFVLVAAALFLSAFLVVIALALWFIAGRLARPLRHLAHALDVFAERGERAPLTSSSMSPREVRVLEHSFTDLADKVEAAHARDAQVSRVKSDFITTAAHQLRTPLTGIRWALEALQQTSLGGDQKQLVENATTKSKELVAIVKTLLDISSIESGKYNYKVERVDLAALVDEVVRDFAQLSLEKKVPLLYEGSGEQVPPVVADRERIKWVLTNLVENAIRYTPEGGSVRLLTDEVPGLVRILVRDTGIGILPKDRENIFERFFRGGNALAKENEGNGLGLYIARTIATDHGGDLAFEENKDGPGTTFIFSLPIAEASS, from the coding sequence ATGAGCCTTCGTTCGCTCCTGGCGTGCGTATTCGTCTTTCTCGTTGCCGCAGGCGCGGGCCTGCTCTGGTTTTTTAACGCCTCGGTGCTCGCGCAGCTTCCGGACCCCGTTACCCGCGACTTCGTTCTCGTCGCGGCCGCACTGTTCCTCAGTGCCTTCCTGGTCGTTATCGCGCTTGCCCTCTGGTTTATCGCCGGACGGCTCGCCCGCCCGCTTCGCCACCTTGCCCATGCGCTTGACGTGTTCGCCGAGCGCGGGGAGCGCGCGCCGCTCACGTCTTCCTCGATGAGCCCGCGGGAAGTAAGGGTGCTCGAGCATTCTTTTACCGACCTCGCGGACAAGGTCGAGGCGGCGCACGCGCGCGATGCGCAGGTCTCGCGGGTCAAGTCCGATTTCATCACGACTGCCGCGCATCAGCTCCGTACCCCGCTCACGGGCATCCGCTGGGCGCTCGAGGCGCTCCAGCAGACGAGCCTCGGCGGGGACCAAAAGCAGCTTGTCGAGAACGCAACCACCAAGAGCAAGGAGCTTGTCGCCATCGTGAAGACCCTGCTTGACATCTCGTCGATCGAGTCCGGCAAATATAACTACAAGGTCGAACGGGTTGATCTCGCGGCCCTCGTCGACGAAGTGGTGCGGGATTTCGCGCAGCTTTCCCTGGAGAAGAAGGTGCCGCTCCTGTATGAAGGGAGCGGGGAACAGGTGCCCCCGGTCGTCGCCGACCGCGAGCGCATCAAATGGGTCCTTACGAACCTCGTCGAGAATGCGATCCGCTACACTCCCGAAGGAGGAAGCGTGCGGCTCTTAACCGACGAGGTCCCGGGCCTCGTCCGCATTCTCGTGCGCGATACCGGCATCGGCATTCTTCCAAAGGACCGGGAGAATATTTTCGAGCGGTTCTTCAGGGGCGGAAACGCGCTTGCCAAGGAAAACGAGGGCAACGGTCTCGGGCTCTATATCGCGCGCACCATCGCGACCGACCACGGCGGCGACCTCGCGTTTGAGGAGAACAAGGACGGGCCCGGCACCACCTTTATCTTCTCGCTTCCGATTGCGGAGGCTTCTTCATAG
- a CDS encoding NAD(P)H-dependent oxidoreductase codes for MPHIQIILGSTREGRNGEKVAKWVAREAALRSDFTSEVLDVKEFNLPFFEGAGSPGMTGIIAPEAAKWSEAVAKGDGYIIVTPEYNHGYPAPLKNALDHLYKEWNNKPVAFVSYGGAAGGVRAAEQLRQVAAELRMASIRDSVVIPAVWAAFTSDGEPLEKESLAKTLGEVFDQLAMWADGLRTMREKAGK; via the coding sequence ATGCCACATATACAGATAATCCTCGGAAGCACGAGAGAAGGCAGGAACGGAGAGAAGGTCGCGAAGTGGGTTGCGCGCGAGGCGGCATTGAGAAGCGACTTCACTTCGGAAGTCCTCGATGTTAAGGAATTCAACCTGCCCTTTTTCGAAGGCGCGGGAAGTCCGGGCATGACGGGCATCATAGCGCCTGAGGCGGCAAAGTGGTCGGAAGCGGTCGCGAAGGGCGACGGTTATATCATCGTCACTCCCGAATACAACCATGGCTATCCGGCCCCGCTTAAGAACGCGCTCGACCATCTCTATAAGGAATGGAACAACAAGCCGGTGGCGTTCGTAAGCTACGGGGGAGCCGCGGGCGGCGTACGCGCCGCCGAGCAGCTCCGGCAAGTGGCTGCCGAGCTTCGCATGGCTTCGATACGGGATTCGGTCGTGATTCCCGCGGTATGGGCCGCCTTTACGAGCGATGGCGAGCCTCTCGAGAAGGAGTCGCTTGCAAAGACGCTCGGGGAAGTGTTCGACCAGCTTGCGATGTGGGCTGACGGTCTCAGGACGATGAGAGAAAAGGCGGGAAAGTAG
- a CDS encoding IS30 family transposase codes for MHTHNTRDMRVSLGALLRAGVKKAGIARQLGVHRSTISRELKRNAKKNGRYHATHADVRAKARRMKSKEAGRLLANNQQLADLVEALLDPLVSPEVIAHLLDISHETIYAWLYRTRPDLLARLPQRGRKRRRYGSKRTQKQGWTKNVRSIEERTEPGWEGDTVKGAGRERILTHVHQSLYLVADLIPNGTADVVHAVLKSHQKVTGTITYDRGSEFALWQFIERDTDATVYFAHAHHPWERGKNENTNGRLRRPFPKRLNLGTISKDDLADVVDLMNHTPRKSLSWQTSCVRFGKACCVSD; via the coding sequence ATGCATACACACAATACGCGCGACATGCGCGTTTCGCTAGGCGCGCTCCTGCGCGCTGGTGTGAAGAAAGCTGGGATCGCGCGGCAACTGGGCGTCCACCGCTCGACCATCTCAAGGGAGTTGAAACGGAACGCGAAGAAGAACGGGCGGTATCACGCCACGCACGCGGACGTGCGTGCGAAGGCACGCCGCATGAAGAGCAAGGAGGCGGGACGCCTCCTTGCAAACAATCAGCAGTTGGCTGACCTTGTCGAGGCACTCCTTGACCCACTCGTCTCTCCAGAGGTGATCGCACACCTTCTCGACATATCGCACGAGACGATATACGCGTGGCTATATCGCACCCGTCCTGATCTGTTGGCTCGTCTGCCGCAGCGAGGAAGGAAGCGCCGCCGATATGGCTCAAAGCGTACGCAGAAACAAGGATGGACCAAGAACGTGCGTTCCATTGAGGAGCGCACAGAACCTGGCTGGGAGGGCGATACCGTCAAAGGCGCAGGTCGTGAACGCATCCTCACCCACGTGCACCAGAGCTTGTATCTCGTTGCCGACCTAATCCCGAACGGCACGGCAGATGTCGTGCATGCGGTACTGAAGTCGCATCAGAAAGTCACCGGGACCATCACGTACGACCGCGGGAGCGAGTTCGCACTCTGGCAGTTCATTGAACGTGATACCGATGCCACCGTGTACTTCGCACACGCACACCATCCGTGGGAGCGCGGGAAGAACGAGAATACCAATGGCCGCCTGCGGCGACCATTCCCCAAACGGCTGAACCTGGGTACCATATCCAAAGACGACCTTGCGGACGTGGTGGACCTCATGAACCACACGCCGCGGAAGTCTCTCTCCTGGCAGACCTCGTGCGTGCGCTTTGGGAAGGCGTGTTGCGTTTCAGATTAG
- a CDS encoding DUF5663 domain-containing protein encodes MQDEIQRAVAEELGIEGLSSAEQQELIAQMTGIMLKAATLALLEKLREDKRDEFVIIAESKDEEALRTFLEKELPGSEEIVRAAVSEEIRRFKEYQSGIPAA; translated from the coding sequence ATGCAAGACGAAATCCAGCGCGCGGTTGCAGAAGAGCTTGGCATCGAAGGACTCTCGAGCGCAGAGCAGCAGGAGCTTATAGCGCAGATGACGGGTATTATGCTCAAAGCGGCGACTTTGGCGCTTCTTGAGAAGCTGCGCGAAGATAAGCGCGATGAGTTCGTTATCATTGCAGAGTCCAAGGACGAGGAGGCGCTCCGGACATTCCTTGAAAAGGAACTTCCCGGAAGCGAGGAAATCGTCCGTGCGGCGGTCAGCGAGGAGATCCGCCGCTTTAAGGAATATCAAAGCGGAATACCAGCCGCATAA
- a CDS encoding transposase has protein sequence MEKCIPTYARFQWINHPLVRTVLAPFFPYAGTGRRGYDKVTLFLWLAYKQLHGCTYRDLESMSGIDQTTFVKFRGRLKQSRGFEHLFGCLTQRVLAHLPALNLILDSSFVKTYSGHDEEGSAYSGHKKANGYKTHEIIDRDTRLPVFQSVTPGAVADITEGRRLVSRAPPDLPVASFAADKGYDSESFVFDLARKWSIEPAIPLRRMKKDGNRTN, from the coding sequence ATGGAAAAGTGTATACCCACATACGCCCGCTTTCAATGGATCAATCATCCTCTGGTACGTACCGTTCTCGCTCCTTTCTTCCCGTACGCCGGTACCGGAAGGCGCGGATACGACAAGGTCACGCTCTTCCTCTGGCTCGCATACAAGCAGCTCCATGGCTGCACGTATCGAGACCTCGAAAGCATGAGCGGCATCGACCAGACCACGTTCGTGAAGTTCAGGGGACGACTCAAGCAGTCCCGTGGATTTGAACACTTGTTCGGGTGCCTGACGCAGCGCGTGCTTGCGCACCTCCCCGCACTCAACCTCATACTCGACTCCTCTTTCGTCAAGACATACTCGGGACACGACGAGGAGGGTTCGGCATATTCCGGACACAAGAAAGCCAACGGGTACAAGACCCACGAAATCATTGATCGGGACACCAGACTTCCGGTATTTCAAAGCGTCACGCCCGGTGCAGTGGCGGACATCACGGAGGGCAGGCGACTCGTGTCGAGAGCGCCCCCTGATCTTCCGGTCGCTTCGTTTGCCGCCGACAAGGGATACGACAGCGAGTCGTTCGTCTTTGACCTTGCGCGCAAGTGGAGTATCGAACCGGCGATACCACTCCGACGCATGAAGAAAGACGGCAACCGAACGAATTGA
- a CDS encoding FKBP-type peptidyl-prolyl cis-trans isomerase, which produces MNTVSTGIAVALALAIMAFFFLPGPFPFHAATMPAEDASADLRLATSTEGNPSDITTNQNVMTNATELQIRDIAVGTGPAVKAGDAITVNYVGMLADGTVFDASANHSAGGVPFTIGVGQVIPGWDQGLIGMKVGGKRELVIPASLAYGSQGAGSAIPPNATLIFEIELLKIGN; this is translated from the coding sequence ATGAACACCGTCTCTACCGGCATTGCAGTAGCGCTCGCGCTTGCGATTATGGCGTTCTTCTTCCTTCCCGGCCCCTTTCCGTTCCATGCGGCAACAATGCCTGCCGAGGACGCTTCCGCAGACCTGCGGCTCGCAACCAGTACCGAAGGGAACCCGTCAGATATAACCACTAACCAAAACGTCATGACGAATGCGACAGAACTTCAGATCAGGGATATCGCGGTCGGTACGGGCCCTGCGGTCAAGGCGGGCGATGCTATCACCGTCAACTATGTCGGCATGCTCGCCGACGGCACGGTATTTGACGCTTCCGCAAACCACAGCGCAGGCGGCGTTCCCTTCACTATCGGTGTCGGGCAGGTCATTCCGGGCTGGGACCAAGGCCTTATCGGCATGAAGGTCGGCGGCAAGCGCGAGCTCGTGATACCCGCTTCGCTCGCATACGGCAGTCAGGGCGCGGGAAGCGCCATTCCGCCAAACGCGACGCTCATCTTCGAGATAGAGCTCTTGAAGATCGGAAACTAA
- a CDS encoding VTT domain-containing protein, with protein MSDALLHIDPVTFLKTAGYLGFTAIVFFESGILLGIFLPGDSLLFAAGLLSAEGYLHIWLVVVLCVGAAIVGDSVGYWIGARAGRMLFNRPDSWLFKREYVARTERFYEKHGARAVVIARFVPVVRTLAPFFAGIGRMPYRTFFTYNVAGAVAWGAGITLVGFTLGSAFPVLQEYLFPISIGIIVISFVPVAIEWFRVRPDT; from the coding sequence ATGTCCGACGCCCTCCTTCATATCGATCCGGTGACGTTTCTCAAAACCGCCGGGTATCTCGGCTTCACCGCCATCGTGTTCTTCGAATCGGGCATCCTGCTTGGCATCTTTCTTCCCGGCGACAGCCTTCTTTTCGCCGCGGGCCTTCTTTCCGCCGAAGGCTATCTCCATATCTGGCTGGTCGTTGTCCTCTGTGTCGGCGCGGCGATCGTCGGCGACAGCGTGGGCTATTGGATAGGAGCGAGAGCCGGACGGATGCTCTTCAACCGTCCGGATTCGTGGCTCTTTAAACGGGAATACGTGGCGCGGACGGAACGCTTCTACGAGAAGCACGGGGCACGGGCCGTCGTGATCGCACGGTTCGTGCCCGTCGTGCGCACCCTCGCGCCTTTTTTCGCGGGTATCGGCCGCATGCCCTATCGCACCTTCTTCACCTACAACGTCGCCGGTGCCGTCGCCTGGGGGGCAGGAATCACCCTCGTCGGCTTTACGCTCGGAAGCGCCTTTCCGGTACTGCAAGAGTATCTGTTTCCGATAAGCATCGGGATCATTGTTATTTCCTTCGTTCCCGTCGCTATTGAATGGTTTCGAGTCCGGCCGGATACGTAG
- the tgt gene encoding tRNA guanosine(34) transglycosylase Tgt, which produces MGAITFKIEARAPHGGARAGVITTAHGAIRTPAFVPVGTKADVKGILPELLAREGAQVVLANTYHLYLQPGEAVVKEAGGLAKFMNWRGPTMTDSGGFQVFSLGAAFGKKVSKFSGAIDGEMSEKEDQIAVFDDSLASQHGQLAIVDDEGVTFTSHLDGSLHRFTPERSVEIQHALGADIFFAFDECTAPTEPYAYQKEAMERTHRWAGRSLKAHRQNIGANRMQAIFGIAQGGQFDDLRRISAREIGDMGFDGFGLGGSFSKKYGEHSLESALKMLSEIPPEMPVHGLGVGEPGDILLGIAHGVDLFDCVAATRIGRHGSIYTKRGVLHLRGEKFRNDFSVLDPETPMESTAGFTRAYVGHLIRSGETLGSVICSLHNLGFILRLVDGAREAITKGHFDEYRAAFLSGYYGR; this is translated from the coding sequence GTGGGCGCGATTACTTTCAAGATAGAGGCACGGGCGCCACATGGCGGTGCCCGTGCCGGCGTTATAACCACCGCGCACGGAGCGATACGGACGCCCGCCTTCGTTCCGGTCGGCACCAAGGCCGATGTGAAGGGAATCCTCCCGGAGCTTCTCGCACGCGAAGGCGCGCAGGTCGTGCTTGCGAACACCTATCATCTCTATCTCCAGCCGGGCGAGGCGGTCGTCAAGGAGGCCGGAGGGCTTGCGAAGTTCATGAACTGGCGGGGGCCGACCATGACCGACTCCGGCGGGTTCCAGGTATTCTCGCTTGGCGCTGCGTTTGGCAAGAAGGTATCGAAGTTTTCCGGTGCGATTGACGGGGAAATGAGCGAAAAGGAAGATCAGATCGCGGTCTTTGATGACTCCCTCGCTTCCCAGCACGGGCAGCTCGCGATCGTCGACGACGAGGGTGTCACCTTCACCTCGCATCTTGACGGGTCGCTCCACCGCTTTACGCCCGAGCGCTCCGTCGAGATCCAGCATGCGCTCGGAGCCGATATCTTCTTCGCGTTTGACGAGTGCACCGCGCCGACCGAGCCGTATGCATACCAGAAGGAAGCGATGGAGCGTACGCACAGATGGGCGGGGAGAAGTCTAAAGGCCCATCGGCAGAATATCGGGGCGAACAGGATGCAGGCGATATTCGGCATCGCGCAGGGCGGGCAGTTCGACGACCTGCGGCGTATAAGCGCGCGGGAGATCGGGGACATGGGCTTCGACGGATTCGGACTTGGCGGTTCCTTCAGCAAGAAGTACGGTGAGCATTCGCTCGAATCAGCGCTCAAGATGCTTTCCGAAATCCCGCCGGAGATGCCGGTGCACGGACTTGGCGTTGGCGAGCCGGGCGATATCCTTCTTGGTATAGCTCACGGGGTCGATCTTTTCGACTGCGTCGCCGCTACCCGCATCGGCAGGCACGGGAGCATTTATACGAAACGGGGAGTCCTGCATCTTCGGGGAGAGAAGTTCAGGAATGATTTTTCCGTGCTTGATCCGGAAACGCCGATGGAATCGACCGCGGGATTCACCCGCGCGTACGTCGGGCACCTGATCCGGTCCGGAGAGACGCTCGGCTCCGTCATTTGCTCGCTTCATAACCTTGGTTTCATCCTGCGGCTCGTCGACGGGGCGCGGGAGGCTATTACCAAAGGACATTTTGATGAGTACCGTGCCGCTTTCCTTAGCGGCTACTACGGCCGTTAA